A window of Longispora fulva contains these coding sequences:
- a CDS encoding carbohydrate ABC transporter permease: MTRPALGLHSVSRGEKVLRYALLLVVLVCTIGPFLWQLSTSLKSLTEDIYTRTPSLLPQRPTLDNYGQVADTIPVWSYAINSLIVAAIVVAGNAIGATLAGYALANLRFRGARVLLGLFLATLVLPGEVTIVSQYVTVRGLGFADTLVGVALPGAIGMLNVLLMRTAFRAVPPDLDAAARIDGANAWQRLVHIALPNVRGMLSVVVIFAFIGAWDDFLWPLIVLTDPDKYTLTVGLQYLNGTFSSNPRLIAAGTMIAFLPIVVIFAVLQRFFFRGVEEGAVKG, encoded by the coding sequence ATGACCCGACCGGCACTCGGCCTGCACTCGGTCTCCCGCGGGGAGAAGGTGCTCCGGTACGCGTTGCTGCTCGTCGTGCTCGTGTGCACGATCGGGCCGTTCCTGTGGCAGCTGTCCACCTCGCTGAAGAGCCTCACCGAGGACATCTACACCCGAACGCCGAGCCTGTTGCCGCAGCGACCCACGTTGGACAACTACGGCCAGGTCGCCGACACCATCCCGGTGTGGTCTTACGCGATCAACTCTCTGATCGTCGCGGCCATCGTGGTGGCCGGCAACGCGATCGGCGCCACCCTGGCCGGGTACGCGCTGGCCAACCTCCGGTTCCGCGGCGCACGGGTGCTCCTCGGGCTCTTCCTCGCCACCCTCGTCCTGCCCGGCGAGGTCACCATCGTCTCGCAGTACGTCACGGTGCGCGGTCTGGGGTTCGCCGACACCCTCGTCGGCGTGGCCCTGCCGGGGGCGATCGGCATGCTCAACGTCCTGCTGATGCGCACGGCGTTCCGGGCCGTCCCGCCGGACCTTGACGCCGCGGCCCGGATCGACGGGGCCAACGCCTGGCAGCGCCTGGTCCACATCGCGCTGCCCAATGTGCGCGGGATGCTCAGCGTCGTGGTCATCTTCGCCTTCATCGGCGCGTGGGACGACTTCCTCTGGCCGCTGATCGTGCTCACCGATCCCGACAAGTACACCCTGACCGTCGGGCTGCAGTACCTCAACGGGACCTTCAGTTCCAACCCGCGGCTGATCGCGGCCGGCACGATGATCGCGTTCCTGCCGATCGTCGTGATCTTCGCGGTGCTGCAACGGTTCTTCTTCAGAGGAGTGGAGGAGGGGGCGGTCAAGGGCTGA
- a CDS encoding carbohydrate ABC transporter permease encodes MTHRRWFTPWLLLGPAVVWLFVFNIWPSVNTVVLSFTNAKPLGGGEFTGLDNYSRALDDSQLVDALVNSVIYMLVCLPLLTLLPLLMAVLAEKKLPGITFFRTAFYTPVIASAVVVALVWGWLLDGRGLINGMAQQLGAITEPWAFLSDRWLLLFSAISLTVWKGLGYYMVIYLSALGNVGRELHEAAAVDGAGPVRRFWHVTIPGVRSTMLLVSVLISVSALRIFSELFILSNGTGGPGGRDMSVVMLIQMYSRGFTGHLGYASALSLILFVITLGPMLFLLRLNRKAA; translated from the coding sequence GTGACACACCGACGATGGTTCACCCCGTGGCTGCTGCTCGGCCCGGCGGTGGTGTGGCTGTTCGTCTTCAACATCTGGCCGTCGGTCAACACCGTCGTGCTGTCGTTCACCAACGCCAAGCCGCTCGGCGGCGGCGAGTTCACCGGCCTGGACAACTACAGCCGCGCGCTCGACGACAGCCAACTCGTCGACGCCCTGGTCAACAGCGTCATCTACATGCTGGTGTGCCTGCCGCTGCTGACGTTGCTGCCGCTCCTGATGGCGGTACTGGCGGAGAAGAAGCTGCCCGGCATCACCTTCTTCCGCACGGCCTTCTACACGCCCGTCATCGCCTCCGCCGTCGTCGTGGCTCTGGTGTGGGGCTGGCTCCTCGACGGCCGCGGCCTGATCAACGGCATGGCCCAGCAACTGGGTGCGATCACGGAACCATGGGCGTTCCTGTCCGACCGGTGGCTGCTGCTGTTCAGCGCGATCAGCCTGACGGTCTGGAAGGGCCTGGGCTACTACATGGTCATCTACCTGTCCGCCCTGGGCAACGTCGGCCGCGAGCTGCACGAGGCCGCCGCCGTCGACGGCGCCGGCCCGGTCCGTAGGTTCTGGCACGTCACCATCCCCGGGGTGCGCTCTACCATGTTGCTGGTCTCGGTGCTGATCTCCGTGTCTGCCCTGCGGATCTTCTCCGAGCTGTTCATCCTGTCCAACGGCACCGGCGGTCCGGGCGGGCGGGACATGTCGGTGGTGATGCTGATCCAGATGTACAGCCGGGGCTTCACCGGCCATCTCGGCTACGCCTCCGCGCTCAGCCTGATCCTGTTCGTGATCACCCTGGGCCCCATGCTGTTCCTGCTGCGCCTGAACCGGAAGGCGGCCTGA
- a CDS encoding ABC transporter substrate-binding protein has translation MRRVLVGFVAAATMAALAGCGLGGSDSGDGKTDTSGEIKGKVSLQTWALKPKFTTYVQGVIDAFQKKYPGTQVEWLDQPGDGYSDKVLSQASAGSLPDVTNLPPDFALPLAKQGMLLDVGKADPKLAADYVEGGIAAYRYAGVEGVYGYPWYLNTDVNYWNKELLAQNGLDAAKPPTTLDELIAQATVMKERSGGKVYLMSRKPGLGDLANAGVKLMAADGKSFTFNTPEAAALLDKYRDAYKEKLLPQDVLSDKYQGNSKLFSTGVAAWTTGGGNYITSLATDNPTLAPKVVPSKAMGTPPLYVQGLSVSKKSKNLSTAIALARWVTNAENQAAFAHLVNIFPSTKASANDPFFSKSDGTPSGDAKVLAFTSLAQAQQLSPVEVSGAMSTIVDQQFGLAISGAATSKQALDDAVAKCDQLLKG, from the coding sequence CAAGACGGACACCTCGGGCGAGATCAAGGGCAAGGTCAGCCTGCAGACCTGGGCGCTGAAGCCGAAGTTCACCACCTACGTGCAGGGCGTCATCGACGCGTTCCAGAAGAAGTACCCGGGCACCCAGGTCGAGTGGCTCGACCAGCCCGGCGACGGCTACTCCGACAAGGTGCTCAGCCAGGCGTCGGCCGGGTCGCTGCCCGACGTCACCAACCTCCCGCCCGACTTCGCGCTGCCCCTGGCCAAGCAGGGCATGCTGCTCGACGTCGGCAAGGCGGACCCGAAGCTCGCCGCCGACTACGTCGAGGGCGGGATCGCCGCCTACAGGTACGCCGGCGTCGAGGGCGTCTACGGGTACCCGTGGTACCTCAACACCGACGTCAACTACTGGAACAAGGAACTCCTCGCCCAGAACGGCCTGGACGCCGCCAAGCCGCCCACCACCCTCGACGAGCTGATCGCCCAGGCGACGGTGATGAAGGAGAGGTCCGGCGGCAAGGTCTACCTGATGAGCCGCAAGCCGGGGCTGGGCGACCTGGCCAACGCCGGGGTCAAGCTCATGGCCGCCGACGGCAAGAGCTTCACGTTCAACACCCCCGAGGCGGCGGCGCTACTCGACAAGTACCGCGACGCGTACAAGGAGAAGCTGCTGCCGCAGGACGTGCTCAGCGACAAGTACCAGGGAAACTCGAAGCTCTTCAGCACCGGCGTCGCGGCGTGGACCACCGGCGGCGGCAACTACATCACCAGCCTGGCCACGGACAACCCGACGCTGGCCCCCAAGGTGGTGCCCTCCAAGGCGATGGGCACCCCGCCCCTGTACGTGCAGGGCCTGTCGGTGTCCAAGAAGAGCAAGAACCTGTCGACGGCGATCGCCCTGGCCCGCTGGGTGACCAACGCCGAGAACCAGGCGGCCTTCGCGCACCTGGTGAACATCTTCCCCAGCACCAAGGCCTCGGCCAACGACCCGTTCTTCTCCAAGAGCGACGGCACCCCGTCCGGGGACGCGAAGGTCCTGGCGTTCACCTCCCTCGCACAGGCCCAGCAGCTCTCCCCGGTCGAGGTCAGCGGCGCGATGAGCACCATCGTCGACCAGCAGTTCGGCCTCGCGATCAGCGGTGCCGCCACCTCGAAGCAGGCTCTCGACGACGCCGTCGCGAAGTGCGACCAGCTCCTCAAGGGATGA